A genome region from Haliotis asinina isolate JCU_RB_2024 chromosome 11, JCU_Hal_asi_v2, whole genome shotgun sequence includes the following:
- the LOC137255797 gene encoding 5-hydroxytryptamine receptor-like — protein sequence MEFNQTGLPGPTTEAVNNVTVFTPFSIQMHSFEHLVITTTVLGLFILVTIIGNVFVIAAVILERNLHNVANYLILSLAVADLMVAVLVLPISVVSEISKVWFLPAEICDMHISFDVLCCTASILHLVAIAMDRYWAVTSIEYIRNRSAKRISIMIAIVWAVAMTISIPPLFGWKDANNDPDKTGVCVISQDHGYTIFSTVCAFYLPMLVMIIIYIRIYQVARARIRKNKFPNKKKDKKKMVKEDATTTTISPKTEYSVVSNCNGCSPENSMKKKEKNSSENETVPNGNEHSQDDANAAMLQTAAEKSKIAMSRKEKLELKRERKAARTLAIITGAFIMCWLPFFIVALVNPFLREADKVPHVVMSIVLWLGYLNSLLNPVIYTIFSPEFRNAFRKILFGKYSRDR from the coding sequence ATGGAATTCAATCAGACAGGGCTTCCGGGTCCTACGACGGAGGCCGTGAACAATGTTACCGTATTCACTCCTTTCTCCATTCAAATGCACAGCTTTGAACATTTAGTGATAACTACTACAGTGCTGGGTCTATTCATCTTGGTTACCATCATAGGGAACGTGTTTGTGATCGCTGCCGTGATCCTAGAGCGGAATCTCCACAACGTGGCCAACTATTTGATATTATCACTGGCAGTAGCGGACTTAATGGTGGCGGTTCTGGTCTTGCCCATCTCTGTTGTTTCCGAAATTAGTAAGGTTTGGTTCCTTCCAGCTGAAATCTGTGACATGCACATATCTTTCGACGTCCTTTGCTGCACTGCTTCCATTCTGCATCTCGTTGCCATAGCAATGGATAGATACTGGGCAGTCACCAGCATAGAGTATATTCGTAACCGCAGTGCTAAACGGATCAGCATCATGATTGCTATTGTATGGGCGGTTGCAATGACGATATCCATTCCGCCACTTTTTGGTTGGAAGGACGCAAATAACGATCCCGATAAAACCGGCGTGTGCGTTATTAGCCAAGACCATGGCTACACTATTTTCTCAACGGTCTGTGCCTTTTATcttcccatgcttgtcatgataATAATCTACATTCGAATATACCAAGTTGCGAGAGCAAGGATTAGGAAAAACAAGTTCCCTAATAAGAAAAAAGATAAGAAGAAAATGGTTAAAGAGGACGCAACGACGACGACCATATCGCCCAAAACAGAATATAGTGTTGTGTCCAACTGCAATGGGTGCTCCCCAGAAAACAGCATGAAAAAGAAGGAAAAGAACAGCTCGGAGAACGAAACTGTTCCCAACGGCAATGAGCACTCCCAAGATGACGCCAATGCGGCCATGTTGCAAACCGCTGCAGAAAAATCTAAAATCGCAATGTCTCGGAAGGAAAAACTGGAACTAAAGCGTGAGCGGAAAGCAGCCAGAACTCTCGCAATCATCACTGGAGCTTTCATCATGTGCTGGCTCCCATTTTTTATCGTTGCTCTTGTCAACCCCTTCCTCCGAGAAGCAGACAAAGTCCCTCATGTtgtcatgagcatcgttctttGGCTTGGGTATCTTAACAGCCTGCTTAATCCAGTCATATACACAATTTTCAGTCCCGAGTTTAGAAATGCGTTCCGGAAGATTTTGTTTGGAAAATATTCCCGGGATAGGTAA